aataaatgtgatttatattttgcataaagattattttagtatattgtgcaccactgagtcttagtactcagcgatagcttttattgccgttgcagatttagagactagaggagcagcagactgagctgctgaggtgtgagaagctattagcttgaagtcatcggatataatttataccctaattgtagatatttcttttgatgtatgtattgcatataaatgtatggatatgtaaatgggtcttgagcagcttgtacaaaatttgtatgaagtttgtaataaaatttaatttgtatttcttttgatgtaaattttgtaaggagttatataaattattttgtctctaatgaaatttgagtgaaactattttatttaatttgaatgaaatgtattgctagtatttttgaggattattgaattttgaacttgagaaattgattgaaatgattatggagttgttgaaatggattgagtttgattgtgaaattgaagtagttgttgagaaaacatttttagaagtgctttttacaggtatttgaagaactgttttctcaaaatataaacggaactctgtcaaaatttttataaattttgcgaaaaaataaaatgggctaaaaatattaactaatttttaattttaactaaatgttttaaatacctattagaaaatgctcaccacttattaaaaataagaaaattgttttaaaattccttgtagggtacttaatgagttatctttaggtgaagtacggtagttcattaggtattatatgggatcatgttatgccttacagagagataaggtgtgacaatttggCTTAGTGTTTTCATATGAGTTGTTTCCCTGTGTCTCGTGGTTACACAAGTTCAAGAATTTCTAAATTTGAAGTTGTGTAAGATGAGTTATAGCCAATTAGCTAACCCTTACTCCTAGATCTTGTAACTCCAGGATTTCAGGTTTGTCTTAGAATTAATATCTAAgggtcttacactcaaaatttgagtacggtttctaaaccaaagttgtagtctatttcttaagtttttaGATCAGTTtggctcatttcaattgaagttttctagtgaaagttatggtcTATTTACCATTCAGGTGTCAAATGGCACATCTGTCCAGGTGCTGGAATTTCAGGTTGGGAATTCCTGACTTCTCctagcaatttccctaagttgcatttggttatgggttatggtcaaaacataaaaattgtagctATAGGTCTTATGAGGATTTTGGCTTTGAATCACTGTATTTTCAGTTTTGTAGGCTGAGTTACAAcatttttgccacaactggtcGAGTATCCTGAAACTCAGGATTTTCAGGTCAGGTTTGGTTCTGGTCAGGTTTGTTTGACTAATTTGGTctagcaatttggttgagttagGTTTAGAATTTGAGTAAGGTCTCTAAATCaaatttataggtctatgtcttagctttccatatCATTTTGAATCATCTCATTTGAAGTTCTACATAGAAACTTAGGCCCTATTTTATACACTATCGTCACAATGCAATTTACTGGAGTTCTAGGAAATTCCAGTTTTAACACTTCCTACTTCctcaaaattttcaaccaaaTTACTTTGGGATTTTGGTCTCGGTCAAAACACAagtattgtagatttatgtcttgtctttaatttggtataaatttcacttcattttgagttatataactcaagttataggtAATTAAGTTCATAGAACTCAAGCTATCCAGAATCCAAATTTCACACACACCTCCACAATCAATCCATACTTCCATCAATTCATCAACATATCCTCAACAATCATTCATCCAAAGTTcataatacataattaatcacaacaATTAGGGCAAAAATAAGAAAATCCCCAAATATACCAAACCCTAACAAAAAATTGTTCAGAACTTCCAAATTAAGAGATAATCACAGCACTAACCTTACTCCTTGGCTTTAAACAACCTTCAATCACCCTTCACTTCAATCAAACTCCACTTCCCCCTTGTATTCCACTTCTAGCCAGATTTCTCACTTGGAAATTTGGTGTGTTTTCTTCACTTCAAGGCTGGCTATGGACTTTTCTCAaggttttcactaaatttggtgaAGAAAGGTAGGTATTTGGAAGCTTAGATTTGGCGTATCAATGGTGGAAATAGAATAaagaatgaaagaaattgaaagagAAGTTTGGACGACATAATTGTTGGTTGAAAAAGAATactttttgaattaaaaataaatggggaGAAGTTGTCTAATTCtcatttgatggtagctttttattaggtcatgcttatgtcatggttacattataaatgtaattaaaattggcaattccttttcttttcttttctttatttatttctacttgaattttcatcaaaatttcttcatatttcaacacattaatttcacttaatttaattgacattttggttaaaaatcaactcttcaaatgaaatgactaaaatgcccttcattgagtTCATCAAGTTATAATTGCCTTTACCGATTGGCATTGGTTTCCTtacattttcttaacattttcatTGTCATTAATCCTTCAATTAAGTCCTAAATAAATGTCCCATAGAGTTCCTCATGAGTGTGGGGTAGCAACTGAACTTTCAGTTACTTCCccgtaaggtcacccatcaccgggaccttctgctcatttaaccgatttgcacttcgcttcttttatttttctttaactttacttgatctttattcaaCTAATGtataacttctcactctagtataagtatagttccagacatcctgactgtccaaaTAGATATAAGttatcgaaatagtagaatgtatgaaactatctaaagtgagggcgttacaataacGATTAAATTAAAGCTgatataatagaataatatatcatATTGATAAGAGAGAATAATATAACTTGTTATTATGATGTGATTATTTTATAAAGGTTTCAAATGGTAGTTGGTTATAGAAAATCAATTGTATAATAATTAGCTAGCATAATCAGAGGGATATGTTTTCATTTAAAATGCATATTATCGGCATTGTCCTTGGTGATGTGTTTGGATGAGCTACTATCTGGGCTACTTGTTTGGGTGAGCTCTGTTTGGATGAATTACTTGTCTAAATTAGCTTGAGCTTTGTTTTGTTCATATGAACTACGAGTAGCTAATATTTGTCTACATGTGGTTAAGTTGATGTATTTGTGGCTAAGTCAAGCTAGTAAATCTACTTTTAGCTAAGCCAATCTATTTATAGTTGAATCAATATGGTCTATTTACTTGTGGCCAAGCCAAGCTATCGATATACTTATGACCGAGTCGAGCTGGCCGAGCTAAGCTAACTGATCTACCTATGGTCGACTCGAGTTGGCTGATCTACTTATAGTTAAACCAAACTAACCGATTTACTTTATGATCGAACTGAATTGATTAATCTACTTATGGCTAAACCGCTAATGCGGTTAGCTTATGAGCTATCCAATAACGAAAGTTTATAGATTAAGTATATATTTTGGAGGGCTATATCACTGGTTTTCCTATCGATTATGAATATTTAGATTAGGATGATAAGAAAATGCAACACCATATTCAGAGGAGAGGAGTTAGGATGAGGAGATGACTAAGAGGATAGCAAGACTATAGGAGAAGTCGAGGTCTTAAGGGAAGAAAAGAGAACAGCAGGAGTTGATGGCGCCAAATTAGGTGAGGAATTGAGAATAAGATAACCTTAATATGTAATTGTAAATATAAACCTCAAAAAACAGCATTTCTATTAAATTGTggttcaatttcaatttaattaaaattttttagtatTGAATCAATTTGTTAAAAAGGCTGAactgaattttgaattaaaatggtttgatcgttttttttttttttgtttaaattgaATTTCACTCAGCCACTAAATCAATGGCCtagttgatttttatattttttccccataaaatttgaaaattcatcAAGTATCTTGCTAGTtttaaaaaattgtgaaactttgacAAAGTTCTCAAAAGtctgaattattatttttttttttatcaatcttCTAGAATTTTTAGGGATATTACATAAACAGTTCAAACCCTATCTATTATAAAGATACCTGCCATTTGGGTTTAAATGCCACAAGAAAAAGCAAATGCCTGCATTGGGTTATAATTTGAGTAAAATATTATTCTAATTTAGAATCACAAGCAAGAAACGATGACTCCATTGCAATTCATTctttagaaaaattattatttaatatctatactttaataaaattaattatttatttttttattttaaaagattatattttaaatttaattttttattaagtaatatatttaaaggagataaattattgttataggattataaattttatattaaaaaaaaatatataattatacttTTTAAATTATATCAATTAAATGGAAGTTAAATTAATGCTTAAAATAATTGGAGGAACCATTCCCGCTCCAGAATAATTATACTACTCTCGCTCGCATTGGCCCCCTATCTTTGTCGTTGGCTGGACGCGACTGCTGAACAAAAAACTCAGTCTAACCTATCAACAAACAGATAATGGGTGAAAACTCAGACTGATTGTACTTGGTTTTAAGAATGAGTGGTTGAATTGTTTGGAGATTGGCAGAAATGGCTATCAGTACCTCTTCTGCTTTGGCTCTTCACGTCTCCTTGGCTTTCACAATCACTTCCACACCCACTGCCGGTACCAGACATGCTCTCCCAGTAAGAAAGAGTTACTTAGACGCGCATACacttgtttttctttttcctgCATTTTCTTGCTAACCAAACAGAAATATTGATGTCTTGCAGATTCTCAACTCCATTGGGAATAGGAGGATTCTAGGGCTTGCCCGTTGTTCTCTCGGAGGAATATCAAAAAAAGGCCAAGGTGAAATTCCTCTCCACTCTTTCCTTCTGGGTTTGGCTTTTCACTGATATGCATGCATATAAATTCCTTTTATAGTCTGGAATTACAGGTGCATTTGATCCTGATCTCCGGCCGGTGCTTGAACTTGCTACTGATTCGGAATTGTATGAGCTCGAGAGAATTCTATTTGGTCCCAGGTCTTCTATGGAACTCAAACTCGGATTTGATTTGGTATTACATGAAAATTTTCCATGAGGAAGttaaaaatgaaacttttttttcCCCGGTTCAGTTACTTCAGTCCTTTGCTAAAATCCATTACGGGGAGGAGAGTGGACATTGATTATGCCATAATCGAGGAAGACCTGGCAGAGCGGGAAGCTTTCATAGAAGCTCTGGAGTCCCGATTCCTATTCCTTGCTGCTGATGCCAGGTCAACTATAAGGTATTTGAACTTGAATTTCACGGGCATTTATAGATAATCTTGTGAGTTTCAAATATTCATCTACCATTATTTCTATGACTTAGCCAACTTCTTTGGTTCAATAACTCATTCACCCTTTAGATTTTTGTAAATTGAAAAACAATAGAATGGAAATTCCTGATTCACAAATATATGTGTCAGCATAAAAGGGGTGAGTGTTACTTATGCCTTGGGAACTTTGGCTTGGTTTGATATGTAACCTTTTTCCTTATATTAGAAGGAGGCTATATTTGTGATTGAGTGGCAGGAACTTTTAATCAGGTCAGGTGAGCCATTGATATGGCGCACTATATAAACTCAACTTGTTCTCAAAACTTAGCGAGAACTTGATTGatttatatttttcatatttgaACTCACCTTGAATGTATTCCTAGGACACTCAAGCTTCATTTAGTGGTCATAAAGGGGCTTAAGTTTTTTATTGTTCTTGAATTCAAGCTTGAACAAACTTGAATTGGCTTGGGTGTGAGCTCAATCTAGGGTTTCTCTTTATATTGTGTCTGTGATCATAAAATGACAAATATGATAAATTATCATTTAAATTTcacataatataaaataaataaaaatttggatGCTCAGGTAGGCTCTTAAGCCTCTTTAAGCTGAGTAATTGAAATCATCAAACTTAGCTTAACTCTAGTGTAGCTACTTGAGCATGAGCTTGACTTCATTACAATGCGGTTTTGCCTGAATACTCGCGAGTCAAGTCCAAATAGTTTACAAGTAGCTTGATTTGGCCCCACCCCTATCGAAATCATGATCTCAAGTCACAAATGAGCATATTTATAGTTGCACCAAAATTTATATTGCAGCATGACTACAAATTGACTGTTATGTTTAAACTGTGTTTCATTTGGTATCTTATGGCAGGGGTTGGAGGCCTTCATATAGAAATGTATTGCTTGCTGTTTGGAAAAAGTTAAATGTTCCTTGTTCTAGAAAATTGTCAACTGAAGACCTAGAAGCAGAAATTTTCCTTCATCTAGTTCAAGATTATTCAAGGTACTTTTTCCTTTTTATTGCTTATCACTTTGCTAAATTCTTACTTGAGAATTGTGGTTTTTTTCTTGGTCACCTAGTGTAGAAGTATTCATATGCTTGGTTCCCATGTAATTGAATTTGTGATCATAATCATATAGAAACTCATTGGTTAGAATGGATACCAGATTTTAAGACAATAGTAATGAAGTATTATTCACATAATTGTATTGTTTTGTGGACAAGCATGATAAATAAATAATCAATAGCTTAACATCATCTATTATTTTTTCCATTGTTCCATACCACTTTTGCAATTTCTCTGAGGTTCtagtaatatttaaaaaaaaaaaaaaacttgttggTAAACGgtaataataaaacaaaacttATTCTAAAATTTCAATTGTGAAATATATTTGTGATTACTTTTACTTTTTTTATGaagtatatattataataattttaaattaaaatattaggcaattattattttttaaataaaaagataAGATCATACTTAATGCTATTTCTTCACCTTTTTTTTAACAACTTgcttattaatatataaattttatcttaattttaaaatgttGCACTACATATTATTTTAATACTTGTCATGGTATTTACTAGTTTTATATTTGAAATATACAtctacaacaacaacaacaacaaagcCTTAATACCAAACTAGTTGGGTTGAAAtagattaaaaaatttatatttgagtgATTAGACcatgaaataattaatatttttaataaaataataattatttaacaaaTAATATTTATAGAGTGAAAATGAAAATGGTGAATTGAAAAATAGAACAAATGAACATATTTTCTTGTTTTCCAACTTTCGAtttgaaaatgaaaaattagaaaattgGGAAATGAAAATAGAACTTGTCTTCCACAATTAAACAAAGCCACAAGAATTTGTTGGTATTCTACCTTCTTGTTAGAACTCCAGAGTTGATGTAATTGACCTCTTATATTTCCTTTGTCTCATGGATGGATAGTTATTAGCTGTTCACTGTTGATGCCATTTGGTGTAATATCTTAAAGGGTCATCATTTCGAAGAAAATAATTTACATGtggataaataaattatatttctttaTTTGTAGTGCTTtatagtgacctaaaattgctatTTGGTTCATATAGTGAAGAATCAGATACTTTTCCATGCTTATGGGAATCATCTACGGTTACCGATGATCAAGGCAGTCTTGAACTTGGACCTAGGCAGTGGAAGGGACCAGCCCTTGCTGCTCGAAAACTTGGGCTAGCAGAGCTCCAATCAATGATTTTGAAGGTATTCATACGTAATAACTTAATTTATAGATTTTTTTAATACTTAAAAACGGTATGGATTCCCCCCTTTtaacttcttttcttcttttccattCTCTTTGTAGAGTGGTGGAATGTTTACATTGTCAAGATTTTATCAATTAGTAAGAGATGGACTTCTTGTTGtttgtttatttgatttgattcTTTTCTTGTGCCCCTAAGCTAGTTTGATTTTGTCATAGTTTTCAAGGAAATTATCTGGGAAGTTGTTTCTAGAAGCTGCCAACTATCAAGTCAAAAAGGAAGTCATCAAGAAGGTACTTGCTCAGTGTCATAGTCCTAGGGAATTGACATGACATTAGGACTTGGGTGATTTCCCTCCAGGCCTAGAGATTTACACCAATAATCCACCCTGGGCCATTACGGACATCTCTTATGACACAATGTGGCCCTCGTGGCCAACTACTATTATCTAACCTTTAAAATAGAATCAATAGAAAAAACATACAAGCTTAGCTTCAGCTTCAATTGAGCCTTAGCAGCGTGCCCAGCATTTACTTTTCCCCATGCTTGATGACTCTACCAGCCTATAGTGAAGCCCAATGCCCTAGTCAGTGTTAATGAGGTGTTTTGTTCACTTGCAGCTCTTATGCTTGCCCACATCTGTGTAAATATATTGGCGAGATTTTGTTTTAGTTCTTCATGATTAAATGACAGCTTCTTTTCCATATAATTTGGCATCACCTAATTTGTTGAGTTTGTTGGCCATCTTCCTACAACCGCGCGGGCGTGCGCGCGTGCgcgtgcgtgtgtgtgtgtgtgtattagcAAAAGACAGCATCATGTATCCATATCTTTCCTTGTACACAGGGTGGACAATTAGCTGCGGTTAACTTGGAGTCCAGAGCAGCCTTGCTTGCAGCAAAGCAGGTGATTATATCATgacaattataatatttttataaaatgatcTAATCGTAGTTTGGGATATGTGCTTAAAGTGGTTGGTCCTGCCACTGCtgttaaaatttcaaatttgaagGCTGGTTTGTTGACATTTAAATGAATCAATTACCTTGATGCTATTAAACTAGGATTTGCTGTATTGGTTACTTTAGAACTTAAGTAGTATGTACTAGAATTTTATGTTTAGTAATTAGTATAAATTGagattttattaattagaaaatattttAACAGGATGTGGATAATCTAAAATTTTAGTTTGTTAGTGGAAAAGTTTAGAATTGTAACATGTGGTTTAGAGGGTTTGACACTTAGATATAGAGTAATTTTTTTGGGTTATTTTAGTAACACGAGGTTCCATCTTTTTCCATTTTAGTACTATTTTGAGCAACATCATGAAAATTATGTTGAAATAGCATCTCTATTCGTAAAGTAACTGATAATATAAAACCAAATTCTTTATTAACAATTTTTGTAATATGCATAGAAAAAAAATCCATTTTTTGcatgttttatttcttttatctaaagtataattttatttattttttttttcaaaattttaaatgtgCCATTAAATTTGATActatatggtcatttatgtaattaTTGCATGGATAATGTGCCAATCTAATTGTCATTTTATTTCATATGGACAGTATATAAATTGTACTTTTCATgatattaacaaaaaattttataaaaggtTTCAA
Above is a genomic segment from Hevea brasiliensis isolate MT/VB/25A 57/8 chromosome 17, ASM3005281v1, whole genome shotgun sequence containing:
- the LOC131175374 gene encoding uncharacterized protein LOC131175374 isoform X3, with product MAISTSSALALHVSLAFTITSTPTAGTRHALPILNSIGNRRILGLARCSLGGISKKGQGAFDPDLRPVLELATDSELYELERILFGPSYFSPLLKSITGRRVDIDYAIIEEDLAEREAFIEALESRFLFLAADARSTIRGWRPSYRNVLLAVWKKLNVPCSRKLSTEDLEAEIFLHLVQDYSSEESDTFPCLWESSTVTDDQGSLELGPRQWKGPALAARKLGLAELQSMILKGGQLAAVNLESRAALLAAKQGFAGAASRYLGFRSMMSLLGPLMWGTFLADVVIQMLGTDYARILRAIYAFAEIRVTRTYRPPSDNY
- the LOC131175374 gene encoding uncharacterized protein LOC131175374 isoform X2; this encodes MAISTSSALALHVSLAFTITSTPTAGTRHALPILNSIGNRRILGLARCSLGGISKKGQGAFDPDLRPVLELATDSELYELERILFGPSYFSPLLKSITGRRVDIDYAIIEEDLAEREAFIEALESRFLFLAADARSTIRGWRPSYRNVLLAVWKKLNVPCSRKLSTEDLEAEIFLHLVQDYSSEESDTFPCLWESSTVTDDQGSLELGPRQWKGPALAARKLGLAELQSMILKFSRKLSGKLFLEAANYQVKKEVIKKGGQLAAVNLESRAALLAAKQGFAGAASRYLGFRSMMSLLGPLMWGTFLADVVIQMLGTDYARILRAIYAFAEIRVTRTYRPPSDNY
- the LOC131175374 gene encoding uncharacterized protein LOC131175374 isoform X1 is translated as MAISTSSALALHVSLAFTITSTPTAGTRHALPILNSIGNRRILGLARCSLGGISKKGQGAFDPDLRPVLELATDSELYELERILFGPSYFSPLLKSITGRRVDIDYAIIEEDLAEREAFIEALESRFLFLAADARSTIRGWRPSYRNVLLAVWKKLNVPCSRKLSTEDLEAEIFLHLVQDYSSEESDTFPCLWESSTVTDDQGSLELGPRQWKGPALAARKLGLAELQSMILKSGGMFTLSRFYQLFSRKLSGKLFLEAANYQVKKEVIKKGGQLAAVNLESRAALLAAKQGFAGAASRYLGFRSMMSLLGPLMWGTFLADVVIQMLGTDYARILRAIYAFAEIRVTRTYRPPSDNY